In Phaseolus vulgaris cultivar G19833 chromosome 3, P. vulgaris v2.0, whole genome shotgun sequence, the sequence CAATTGGGATGAGGTAAAATGGGATGGAAAACAATGATTTTGTATAGAAACAGTAACTGTAGGACTGAGATGTGTGCAATGATTTTTCTCGTCGTTTCCAACCATGATGGAAAAAGGTTTAATAGGAAGGGTGCAAAGGTTGAGGTGATGGGCTAGGCGAGGTTGGAGGTTGAGGTGATGGGCTAGGTGAACTCCCAGTGTCTATTAAAATGGTAACGGGTGTATGATGAATAAACCCTTGAAGTTTGAAGGTGTTGGTCGAAGGGGTTCCAGACAAAGCCTGGAGAGATAGGTGTACATGAGTAGGGTCCTCAGTGTCAGAAACAATATCTAAGACGGTGAAGGTTTGAGTGGGGGAGGGGGGGTGGTTCTGGTGTAGGTTATTCATTAAGCAGCAATAAGAAACATTTGGTGATACATTTGTGAATCAGGAAATTTTTTTGGTCACAATTGTAACATAAGCCAACTGCTCTACGTTCTTGTAACTGGGTGGATGAAAGTTTTTTATAGGTAGAGAGGTGGGTGTAGTGGTTGTTGTTTGGGGTTGGAAAGGGGGACGTGGTGGTGGTAAAAGATGGGGGGATGGTTGCAGAATGATGGGGTTATGATAATATTTCCTTGAATCATGGATTTTAGATTCCAAGAGCTTTGCAAGGCCCATGGCATAGGTGATTGAAGTagattgaagaacaaaaatcTGTCTTCTGGTTTCTGGGACCAAACTTGAAATAAAACAATTGAGGATCATCTCAGGTGTGAGGCCCAAGACTCGATTGCACAATGTTTCAAAAGATTTTTGGTACTCAGTGACTGTGCTATTTTGGCGGAGTTTGAACAACTCTGCTTGATGGTTGGCGTAAGTTTAGGGACCGAACCGGAGCTCTAAGGCACGACTAAATGAGAGCCAGTCACTTAATTGATGATTTTGGTACATCCATTTAAACCAACTAAGAGCATCTCCGCACATATAGAAAACGACCATGTGTAAGCGAGATTCCCAAGTGATATTGTAAAATTGTAAAAACTGGTTAGCCTGAAAAAGCCAATCTAGCGGATCCGATCCATCAAAGAAAGATAATTGGATTTTTGGGGGACGGGGTAGGGTAGGAATCGTGGTAGGTGGCGTAATGGAAGGGGGGCAACAAACGTTGTTGTGGCAAAGATGGAAGATGTAGGTTGTGAATTTAGGGATGGGGGAAAGTATTATGTTAATGTATGCCAATTTCTAGAATTTGTACAGTGACCACATATAAACACTCATATACGTTGTGTTGTGTTAAAATATTAATGGAAAAAGGATCTCGGAATAGAAAGAGTGAATTGAAGAAAAGAGGTGATGAGAATAGAAGAGGAATTCAATACCTTGTCCTAATGGGTGAAAAAGTTGTGCAGGAGTTACATCATTGAGATATGAGTTCATGGGAACAagaacttgcagactttggagaGAAAAGTTCAGAGGTGAtgaatcagaaaaaaaaaatgcatgcaATCTTAACAATGAACTTTTACTGCAAGAAGAAAATCATAAGGTCATTTAATATGATAAATAACTAAAGTTTTATTATAAGTATATTAAGATAAATACttttataattgattaaatatGATTTTCCTCTCAACTttcatccaattttttttttttgtaaacttTATATCTTCTTAATATTTGTAGTAAGAAAATTATTGGATTGAGTCACTATCGATACTTTTATGTGACACGCTCTTATTATAATACAGTCAATGcttttattacataaaaaaaactttgttacaagtatttttttaaaaagtaaaagctttcatgttggacatcattatgcaacttgacatcttagCTATGTTGAcgcctcaagtaacaacaacaatcatttgaaatcacatgaaaaaaaaatattattaaaaaaatacaaaaaatatgggggacttgaccaaaatccatatgttaacaaaaatgatacataggtagactatatctattcataaagaattctaagaacaaactagatggtagcctattataccaatgcaaagattctctatgaataaatcctaaattagtcaaTTTATCAGCACACCCATTTCCTTCACAGTAATCCCAAATCTGATTTTCCCATAGAAATTAAGACAagcattccatcgattacgaagcttccaaggaacattagtcctaacagtaaatgcagcacaaaccaaagcagaatcacattccagacattagtaagcctcatcttttaagcttcctccatagcatgtataaccccataaaactcaacaaccaaagCAGTCCGACCTTCAAGAAATGCAGAGAAGGCTCCAATAAATccccccatactcccacgaaaaatacctccacaagtagaaAGACCAGGATATCTCCTAGCAGCCCcattaatgttaattttaacccagcctagtgaaggaaactctcatctaacaggaagaggaagaagaactttaccagtacgagtattaataacaaaaaaacttgatcatgttgaaatccaacatttccttcttcattgaagctttagacgaatttcccactacacgagttaaatctttaataaccgaaatagccctagaaacctcaatTTTATCCTGAAAACAAGCATAATTCCAAATACGCTATATcattcaaaaagaaaaacttatcacagcaagcttaatcaatttaactaaAGGAGTACCATCACTCTTAGTAAAAGAGAGAATAttatccttattagagaaatgagaagtaggaaaaatctgtcgaacccaactccaaatacgcaaagcattagaacattcaaagaAATAAATGCTGAATAAATTCCCCGtgtttttcacaaagcgtacacatagaacaaatatgcagacctttattttgaatatgttgatctgtaggaagccgcccatgaaaaactttccaaaggacaagagttttggaaggcagaAGATATGAAGACTAAATAAATTTACCCGAACCACAGGGAACTCCTGGATGCATGAAAAAAATCCTAgtcgatttaagagtgaaacgaccaaactcatctagaatccaattaggaatattttATTCCTCCCTAACCATTATATGACTAAAAAGATaaggcatctgctgtaaagacaatggaatattccaatcaccacCTGTCCAAAACTAAGAGACTGTATTCGgaatgctagcaccatcagataatcctacaatattcgctaaagaAGTAATACCACACCATTTATCGttccataaattaataaaagaacatgTACCAACAGttcaagaagtataatcaagtacagtagaataaaactgcttaattccaggctaaagagatgaggatctataaatCATTCGAaactcatattttgatttatgaACCCTGGCTTTCAAGAGCAAAGAACAATGCCCGTTGCTATAAGCAAAATttcaagcaagcttaagaagatatgcattattttcagggtgaaggttaataatcttcaaacctccattctcatGGGGAGAAAAAATCGTAGCCCAATTAACAGTAGTTAtaccttttttcataatatcaccagataaaatttcgacaccactgcttaacttgcttaagaagagaaacatgtcatttatacaaattaaaactataagctagaagaCCCGTAATCACCGTGACCAACTGAACctgacccatcatgctaagagttTATCTTTCCAAGAAGCAAGTTTCAGTTTGACTTTATCAGGCAAAGATTGAAGAAAACGACTccttggagcaccaacaaagataggcactctTAAATAAGTGCAAGGCAAACAACCAggactacaagaaagaatacactgaattttggtgacaaatcttgcagaattatccatggtgaagaaactactcttagaaattattaacatattgacccgagaaatcaccatatgttttaataaaaatactcaaatttcaaAGACACTTATTATCTTCCCtatagaaaacaaaaatgtcatccacatataaaatatgagaggggTAAGAAAACCTTGCGGACTAGCCATATGTAgtatcttcttatcattcacaagctttgaGAGACCTCTACTAAATCTTCCTTTACTAAAGGATCACCCTATAACAcctctactacaaggaaaaaaatcCATCAAACTTCCAtttattctgatagaaagcatagctgaacgaAAAATAGTACTAATCCAACTAacaaacgaggggtgaaaaccaaagtgTGACACTAATAGTAAAaacttccaactcagagtgtcaaaggctttgtgaatatcaactttgtaagccacattaccttcgtgaacctttttagaaagcaagtTAATAGCTTCATAAGCAATACCAATACAATCCTAAATCTGTCTGCCATGCACAAACTCATACtgattaggagaaataattctggCAACCACAAGAGCAAGCCGATCGGctaaaatcttgaaaataatcttaaatttaaaattagcaaCAGTAATTGGCCTGtaatatttaatgtatttagcaccctgaatcttaggaataagagataccacattactgttcattccagggagaacccactttttttaaaaaaactgttGGATAGCATTGCAAACATTTGTCTCAATAATTTCccaacaagaatgatagaaaacaccaccaaaaccatcaggaccaggaACACTATTACCATTAAAGTTAAAACCAACATTCTTGATTTCCAAAATATCAagacatttaatcaacatcatattcttcTAAGAGGAAACCAActcaggaatataagtaccaataaaatatttcatattgtcTGTATCCTGCACATGAGAAATAGACTCAGCCTAAAGagttttataaaagtaaaaaatatgttCCTCGATGAGTTTAGGATCCTCAATAACCACATTACCAATTCGTAaacgatgaatcccactagaattatttaTCCTCTTAACCACAACATGGAAAAAAGCAGTATTTATATCCCCATCTTTAAACCAAAGCATCGTAGctctttctttccaaaacaaatactGACAGTGAAGAGCCTGATCAAACTCCTCCTTAGCGATCTTTTCTTGAATGAGAAGCCCATCAATATCACACATACTAACAGTCTCTAAGGtttgttgaataccaaggagGAGACTCTGCTTAAAAGGAACTACATTGtcaacattaccaaaagaatttttattccagtcaTAAagctcaattttcaacctttttaatttatgttgcaaaataaacataggacacccaacaaccttattatcccaagaatcatgaataagcttcaaACATGATTTGCCctgaagccacatagaaaagaaacgaaaattgtTAACCTTCCTCAAAGAATTACTAACAAGACTAGCAAGTataggggaatgatcagaacaatttttaacaagaatcTGATAAGTACAAgatgttgggtctattagtgtctaagttcaagaggggaggggtgaattgaagttataaaattttcgcaaactCAAACTGGTTTACAGTATATCAGaggaaaaagaacagattgattttagaaagaacagattgattcttcaaaaCACTTTAACACAAACAGAACATATCCAGATAGGATTGAGATCAATAGAGAAGTTTAATAGAACAAGATTGGTAGATATTCAAACAGCTTCAAGATCACAATTTATACCAAGAGATCAATTAAGTTCATTCAACACAAAGCTTCaaagagaatgaatctttatcaaagaTTTAATGAAGAAATTGTTCATCCTTAAGCCgattaaaaatacatatttaaatgctttgtttatgattagaAAAATTTTCCAGATCAAgaagaacaatttttattaagcccagaattaacaggtttaatttcaaatgaacagatttcgttcttgacagattaaccaaaaaaaaacagaaacgaGTGCATGGATGAAAAGAACAATGCAAGCACACTTTATACTAGATCACTCataatgagctacatccagtttcaccttactctaaggtggaatccactaaaaaccaattgaaaacaattacaacacacaacagttcttgaaccctacaagaaccaTACAACCAAAGTTGAAAAactctatttcagcacaccttgcactccaagaaaccctatcaaagagtgactaacacttacaccttttacaagaaagaataaaggaaagataacacctgaaagaagatgcaagaaaaaAAACCAGTTGTCCCTATTGCAGCAAAAACAGTACCAACACCTTCACCGAGATCAAGGTTCTCCTAGAACAAGCATACTTGAAGATCCCTTtagaaaacctttcaaaaactcatttcaatccttcttctcacacaGAAAATGTTTAATCTTTGTTAAAACCGTGATTGCTCAACAACCATTTCATGTGAGAAAGACCTTTCAatttatagaaaacagtttctaacaacttttaaaaaaactgttaaaaagttgttataaaaacaacaggttgatttaAAAACAAACAGATTGTTTTTCAGGATGACTGTCAGctcaacttaactgaaataactaactgAACTGCAT encodes:
- the LOC137839477 gene encoding uncharacterized protein: MQAKGSESHAPIEDHHVKVWAPVAIPSQLRPTSPRRARSLADSTTPINTQIDDHQVEISVIVTILVKNCSDHSPILASLVSNSLRKVNNFRFFSMWLQGKSCLKLIHDSWDNKSLLLGIQQTLETVSMCDIDGLLIQEKIAKEEFDQALHCQYLFWKERATMLWFKDGDINTAFFHVVVKRINNSSGIHRLRIGNVKNMMLIKCLDILEIKNVGFNFNGNSVPGPDGFGGVFYHSCWEIIETNGAKYIKYYRPITVANFKFKIIFKILADRLALVVARIISPNQYEFVHGRQI